In the Quercus lobata isolate SW786 chromosome 5, ValleyOak3.0 Primary Assembly, whole genome shotgun sequence genome, one interval contains:
- the LOC115989417 gene encoding KH domain-containing protein At4g18375 yields the protein MGETGKRYRGQRDYDGDKNQKRRMNDKDERGNDEVVVYRILCPDGVIGSVIGKSGKVINSIRQETRAKVKVVDPYPGAKDRVITIYCYIKEKAEVEIDDEFSNREPLCAAQDALLRVHAAIANAVASIGDSDKKRKDREECQILVPSSQSANIIGKAGATIKKLRGKTRTNIKVTAKDATDPTHSCALDFDNFLMIAGEPEAVKKALFAVSAIMYKFTPREEIPLETTVQEAPPSLIIPSDVPIYPSGGLFPSADAITARSVPPIIAASNVQDLPVYAETGNTWPLYSSTLPMMSGFSSASRSEELIVRVLCPFDKIGRVIGKGGGTIKSIRQASGARIEVDDTKEDRDECIITITATESPDDLKSMAVEAVLLLQGKISDEEDDTVSIRLLVPSKVIGCIIGKSGSIINEIRKRTKADVRISKGDKPKCADGNDELVEVLGEVGSVRDALIQIVLRLRDDVLRDRDAGHNPSVGADSLFSAGTGLSVPSVLPSVPPVGSLGYDQRVESGSGLGILSSSGLYGYGSLSMGENGYGSLPTYSSKLYGGLPPPSTLEILVPANAVGKVMGKGGANIANLRKISGAMIEISDSKSSRGDRIALISGTPEQKRAAENLIQAFIMAT from the exons ATGGGTGAGACTGGGAAGCGATACCGTGGGCAGAGGGACTATGATGGGGACAAGAATCAGAAGAGACGGATGAATGACAAAGATGAAAGGGGGAATGATGAAGTGGTTGTTTATAGAATACTTTGCCCAGATGGGGTCATTGGTAGTGTTATTGGCAAGAGTGGGAAAGTCATAAATTCTATTAGGCAAGAGACGAGGGCAAAAGTTAAGGTTGTGGATCCATATCCAGGTGCTAAGGACCGTGTCATAACAATCTACTGCTATATTAAGGAAAAGGCGGAGGTTGAAATTGATGATGAGTTCAGTAACAGGGAACCTTTATGTGCTGCTCAGGATGCTCTTCTCAGAGTTCATGCTGCCATTGCAAATGCTGTGGCTTCCATTGGAGATTCTGACAAGAAGCGGAAGGATAGGGAGGAATGTCAAATTCTTGTTCCATCTAGCCAATCTGCAAATATCATTGGTAAGGCTGGGGcaacaataaaaaaactgaGAGGTAAGACGAGGACAAATATTAAGGTCACGGCCAAGGATGCCACTGACCCGACTCACTCCTGTGCTTTGGACTTCGACAATTTTCTAATG ATTGCTGGTGAACCAGAGGCAGTGAAGAAAGCGCTGTTTGCAGTTTCTGCAATTATGTACAAGTTCACTCCTAGAGAAGAGATTCCTCTTGAGACGACTGTACAAGAAGCTCCTCCAAGTCTTATCATTCCATCAGATGTCCCTATTTATCCATCAGGTGGATTGTTTCCAAGTGCAGATGCTATCACCGCTAGATCTGTTCCTCCAATCATAGCTGCATCAAATGTACAGGATCTCCCTGTTTATGCTGAAACAGGGAATACATGGCCCCTTTATTCATCTACTCTTCCTATGATGTCTGGGTTCAGCAGTGCCTCACGATCTGAGGAGTTAATTGTAAGAGTATTGTGTCCCTTTGACAAGATCGGGCGTGTCATTGGCAAGGGAGGTGGTACAATTAAAAGTATAAGGCAGGCTAGTGGTGCTCGTATTGAGGTTGATGATACCAAGGAGGATCGTGATGAGTGTATCATCACAATTACGGCAACAGAG TCTCCCGATGATCTGAAATCCATGGCAGTTGAAGCTGTTCTGTTGCTTCAAGGGAAGATTagtgatgaagaagatgacACTGTTTCAATTAGACTCCTTGTTCCATCTAAGGTTATTGGGTGTATCATTGGAAAAAGTGGCTCTATTATAAATGAGATCCGTAAGAGAACCAAAGCTGATGTCCGAATCTCGAAAGGTGATAAGCCTAAGTGTGCTGATGGAAACGATGAACTTGTGGAG GTGCTTGGAGAAGTTGGTAGTGTTAGAGATGCACTTATCCAGATTGTTTTAAGGCTTCGTGATGATGTTTTGAGAGATAGAGATGCTGGCCATAACCCTAGTGTCGGTGCTGATTCCTTGTTCTCAGCTGGCACTGGTCTTTCAGTTCCATCTGTCCTGCCTTCTGTTCCCCCTGTTGGTTCTTTGGGTTATGATCAGAGGGTCGAAAGTGGAAGTGGACTGGGAATTCTTTCTTCAAGTGGCCTCTATGGATATGGATCTTTGTCG ATGGGTGAAAATGGCTATGGATCCTTGCCCACATATTCATCCAAGCTGTATGGAGG GTTGCCTCCCCCTTCAACACTTGAGATTTTGGTCCCTGCCAATGCAGTGGGTAAAGTGATGGGTAAGGGAGGGGCCAATATAGCAAACCTTCGGAAG ATATCAGGTGCAATGATAGAGATTTCTGATTCCAAATCTTCCCGTGGTGATCGTATTGCTCTTATATCAGGCACACCTGAACAGAAGCGTGCAGCTGAAAACTTGATTCAGGCATTTATAATGGCCACCTGA